A section of the Primulina eburnea isolate SZY01 chromosome 1, ASM2296580v1, whole genome shotgun sequence genome encodes:
- the LOC140811116 gene encoding uncharacterized protein At4g00950-like: MGLEVDYHYENGPNSTPKLSVSKLPTKPREPIQMLTPPLHQSLSVPFRWEVAPGKARPDNANATPPYTFACGPPHSKNVVARRLDLPPRLVNDDSKITIMSSPVTVRDGPYIGRSLSLACTFSFRKGAVAASREEGARLKKRGGARNSGSGRWRSFDEEEKFSLSDAFKNGKKIKRFKRKSFFNLSSVNSNTWGDICASFKHAVPWRRRQ; the protein is encoded by the exons ATGGGGTTGGAAGTAGATTATCACTATGAGAACGGGCCAAACTCCACACCTAAACTCTCTGTATCCAAACTCCCAACCAAGCCAAGAGAGCCGATTCAAATGCTGACACCACCACTTCATCAGTCGCTTTCCGTTCCATTCCGGTGGGAGGTGGCGCCGGGGAAGGCAAGGCCAGACAACGCCAATGCCACACCACCATACACCTTTGCATGTGGTCCTCCGCATTCCAAAAACGTGGTGGCGAGACGTTTGGACCTGCCCCCGAGATTGGTGAATGATGATAGCAAGATTACCATAATGTCCTCGCCCGTTACGGTGCGGGACGGGCCATACATCGGGCGTTCGCTGTCGCTCGCATGCACGTTCTCGTTCAGGAAAGGTGCGGTTGCTGCTTCCCGGGAAGAGGGTGCAAGGCTTAAGAAGAGGGGCGGAGCTAGAAACTCGGGTTCGGGGCGATGGAGGAGCTTCGATGAGGAGGAGAAGTTTTCCCTTAGTGATGCTTTCAAGAATGGAAAAAAGATCAAAAGATTTAAGAGGAAGAGCTTCTTTAACTTGTCTAGCGTGAACTCTAATACATGG ggtgatatttgtgcaAGCTTTAAGCATGCAGTTCCGTGGAGGCGCAGgcaataa
- the LOC140826420 gene encoding protein ABIL2-like: MITKMCRKRPFSDHFSPSDSMETMTATASMQFPREPANYDEVSMQQSMLFSDSLKDLKNLSKQLYSAAEYFELSYTNDDQKYIVVNTLKDYAIKALVNTVDHLGSVTYKVNDLLDEKVDGVTRTELRVSCIEQRLRTCRDYIDREGLSQQSLVIKTPKYHKRYILPMGEIVDGAICSKSKYRGCNQDDGDGWHRFKNAIRTTINETPPAVVSKGHSTLPSPKLTPRFGSFSFSDMPNRDTEKRTVSPHRFPLLRTSSLSSKPTTPKTSNPTTPNRSRPTTPDPSLGRQTVISEPRKSASMRIRKGKESPKENEQYPSKSKRLLKSLLSRRKSKKDDTLYTYLDEY; the protein is encoded by the exons ATGATTACAAAGATG TGTAGAAAAAGACCTTTTAGCGACCATTTTAGTCCTTCCGATTCGATGGAGACAATGACTGCAACTGCTTCAATGCAATTCCCCCGTGAGCCAGCCAATTATGACGAGGTCTCCATGCAGCAGAGTATGCTCTTTTCTGATAGTTTGAAG GACTTGAAGAATCTTAGCAAACAACTGTACTCAGCAGCAGAATACTTTGAGTTGTCTTATACCAATGATGACCAAAAATATAT AGTGGTGAATACATTGAAAGATTATGCCATTAAAGCTCTTGTCAATACAGTGGATCATCTGGGCTCGGTGACATATAAGGTTAATGATTTGTTGGACGAAAAGGTTGATGGAGTCACTCGAACCGAGCTTCGTGTGTCTTGCATTGAGCAG AGACTTCGGACGTGCCGAGATTATATTGATCGGGAAGGTCTTTCTCAGCAGTCATTAGTGATCAAGACTCCCAAGTACCACAAGAGATACATCCTGCCAA TGGGAGAGATTGTGGATGGAGCCATTTGCTCGAAGTCGAAATACCGAGGATGCAACCAGGATGATGGCGATGGCTGGCACCGATTCAAGAATG CTATACGAACAACGATAAACGAAACTCCACCAGCTGTAGTCAG TAAAGGGCATTCAACGTTACCTTCTCCTAAACTTACTCCAAGATTTGGAAGTTTTTCATTCTCCGACATGCCTAATAGAGATACGG AAAAAAGAACAGTATCACCGCACCGGTTTCCACTTCTACGGACCAGTTCGCTCTCGAGTAAGCCCACTACCCCAAAAACTTCAAATCCAACCACCCCAAATCGTAGCCGCCCGACGACACCAGACCCTTCTCTTGGAAGACAAACGGTAA TCTCTGAACCTCGGAAATCAGCGTCAATGCGAATTCGCAAAGGAAAAGAAAGTCCCAAAGAGAACGAACAGTATCCTAGCAAGAGCAAACGGCTACTCAAATCGTTGCTCAGTAGACGGAAATCAAAGAAAGATGATACCTTGTATACTTATTTGGATGAATATTGA
- the LOC140826429 gene encoding uncharacterized protein: MPFCSVGEAPSSNDGIKIFYRLYGGGPVKVLMIIGLAATHDSWGPQIKGLVGTTIPKGSESADGDQGNESGGAGGSGVEVCAFDNRGIGRSSIPIKKSEYTTKTMASDAIALMNHLGWKKAHVFGHSMGAMIACKLASMVPARVLSLALLNVTGGGYECIPKIDRQSLSIAIRFLRAKTPEQRAAVDLDTHYSQEYLEEYVGQKTRRLILYQEYVKGISSTGMQPHYGFEGQLNACWTHKMSRTELESIRASGFPILVIHGRHDVIAQMCHAKRLAEKLCPSARMVELNGGHLVSHERAEEVNKALLELMKASENISLQEWTNLSSKNNSSKSTQNLLWRAINSSFIVESAEKLHVFLIYFFGLFVLAFEYIRRAARSLKPVRVGSALA, from the exons ATGCCGTTCTGCAGCGTCGGCGAAGCACCGAGCAGCAACGATGGAATCAAAATTTTTTACAGACTCTATGGCGGAGGACCCGTCAAAGTTCTTATGATCATCG GATTAGCTGCGACACACGATTCTTGGGGCCCACAGATAAAGGGTCTGGTCGGAACGACCATCCCTAAGGGTAGTGAATCGGCGGACGGCGATCAGGGCAATGAGAGCGGCGGCGCCGGCGGTTCTGGCGTGGAGGTTTGCGCGTTTGATAATCGTGGAATCGGTCGGAGCTCCATTCCCATCAAAAAATCTGAATATAC GACCAAAACTATGGCAAGCGATGCAATAGCTTTAATGAATCACTTGGGTTGGAAAAAAGCTCATGTGTTTGGCCATTCAATGG GAGCTATGATTGCTTGTAAATTGGCATCGATGGTGCCTGCAAGAGTTTTATCTTTGGCTCTATTAAATGTAACTGGTGGAGGTTATGAATGTATACCAAAG ATCGAtcgccagagtttgtcgatTGCAATTCGTTTTCTGAGGGCAAAAACTCCTGAGCAGAGAGCAGCTGTTGATTTAGATACACATTACTCACAG GAATATCTGGAAGAGTATGTTGGACAGAAGACCAGAAGATTAATATTATACCAA GAATATGTGAAGGGCATATCATCGACCGGTATGCAGCCACATTATGGATTTGAAGGTCAGTTAAATGCTTGCTGGACACATAAAATGTCACGAACCGAGCTAGAATCTATACGTGCTTCTGGATTTCCTATATTGGTCATTCATGGAAG ACATGACGTTATTGCTCAAATGTGCCATGCAAAACGGCTTGCGGAGAAACTGTGTCCATCCGCCAGAATGGTCGAACTTAATGGCGGGCATCTCGTGAGCCATGAGAGAGCTGAAGAG GTCAATAAAGCTCTTCTCGAGTTGATGAAGGCATCTGAAAATATAAGTCTACAAGAGTGGACAAATCTTTCGAGTAAAAACAACA GTTCCAAATCTACTCAGAACTTGTTATGGAGAGCAATCAATTCATCTTTCATAGTTGAAAGTGCAGAGAAGCTGCATGTTTTCCTAATATATTTTTTCGGGCTCTTTGTATTAGCGTTCGAGTACATCCGAAGAGCTGCAAGAAGCCTCAAACCAGTAAGAGTTGGATCTGCCCTTGCATAA